CGAGCTGGCGGGGGAGCTATCCGGGAGCATCGTCGTCATAGGAAACGCCCCCTCCGCCCTCCTGACGGTCTGCGACCTTATGGAGAGGGGGGAGGCAGAGCCCGCCCTCGTCATCGGCGTCCCCGTGGGCTTCGTCAACGCCGCCGAGAGCAAGGAGAGGCTCCGCAAGATCGCCGTCCCCTCGATATCGACGGTAGGCACCCGGGGCGGAACCCCCATCGCCGTCGCCGCGATAAACGAGATCATAAACATGCGGCAGGAGAAGAGGGGGACCTGAGCCCTCCGGAGAGGGGGGGGCGGGGCCCCAAAGAGGGCCACCAAAGACGGCAGAGGAAGGGTTTCAGGGATGGGTGAGGAGGAGCGGGAAGAGGAAGGGCCGAAAGAGGCGGGGCAGAAGGAGAAGATGCCGGAGGAGAGGGGGAGAGAGGGAGGGGTGAGAGATCCCGTCGCCGGCCTATCCATCCCCCGGGACTGGATCGAGAGGGCCACCGACCCCCGGGTCCTGGAGAAGGTCAGAAGCGGCCTCTGGGCCCTCCTCTCCGACGGGACCCTCCTCCGCCGGGGGCTCACCACGGGGACGACGGCCGCCGCCGCCGCCAAAGGGGCGGTCATCTCCCTCGGAGGGCCGGTCTTCACAGTCTCGATCCTCACCCCGGCGGGGATCAGGGTCTCCGTCCCCGTGGAGGGGCGCAGAGGAACCTGCACCGCCGTCAAGATCGGAGGCGACCACGCCTCCGACGTCACCGCCGGGGCGGCGTTGATGGCGAGGGCGGAGGCGATCGGGGCCGAGGCGGGATATGAGGCGGCCGCCGGAGAGGATCCCGGGCCTTTGGGATCCGACGATACCAGGCACGCCGAGGGGACCGGGCCCGGAGGGGAGGGGCCGGGAAAGAGGATCGAGCTCGTCGCGGGGGCGGGGATCGGGCGGATCGGGGCTGCGGGGCTCACCGTCCCCCTGGGAAAGCCAGCCATCAGCCCCTCGGCGAGGGGAGAGATAGAAACGGCCATCGAGGAGGGGATGGAAGAGGCCGGCCTGGAGGCGGTCCGGGTGGAGCTTGAGGTCATAAACGGCGAGGCGATCGCAAGAGAGACCCTGAACCCCAAGGTCGGGGTCCTGGGCGGGATCTCGATCCTCGGCTCGACGGGGTTCGTCGAGCCCTGGAACGAGCACCTCGCCGAGAGCCGCGAGGCGGAGGTCCTGGAGGCGGATCGGGTGGTCGTCACCACCGGGAGGGTCGGCCTCAGGTACAGCCGGTTCCTCTTCCCGAAATTCAGGGTCGTCCTCCTGGGAAACCAGCTCGATCGGCTCCGGTTCAGGGAGGGGCAGGACTCCGTCCTCTGCGGCCTTCCAGCCCTGATCCTGAAGTGGGGGATGCCCGAGCTCCTGGAGGGGACGGGGTATCGGACCGTCGCGGAGATGGTCGAGGAAGAGCCGGGCCACCCCCGGATCGACGAGGCGCTCCAGATGGTCGGGGAGAGGCTCCCCGGGACGAGGATCGTCCTCATCAACAGGGACGGCTCGATACTCCGGGAGCTCCCACCCCCTCATCCCCCATCAGTCCCGCCGGGCTCCTGAGGGCATGCTCCGCCGGTCAAGAAGTCGGGGGAAGAGAGGATAAACTGAGGTGAGTTCAGATGAGGAGGTCTCTGAGATGAAGATCGTCGGCGTAGGAGCAGGCCCGGGGATGCTGACCTTCGAGGCGGCAGAAGCGGTTAAAGAGGCCCGGCTGATCCGGGGTTCGAGGAGGGCGATCGAGCTGGTCCGGGAGGTGATCGACCCCGGCTGCGACGTCGCGGAGATCGAGGACT
The sequence above is drawn from the Methanothrix harundinacea 6Ac genome and encodes:
- a CDS encoding cobalt-precorrin-5B (C(1))-methyltransferase — protein: MPEERGREGGVRDPVAGLSIPRDWIERATDPRVLEKVRSGLWALLSDGTLLRRGLTTGTTAAAAAKGAVISLGGPVFTVSILTPAGIRVSVPVEGRRGTCTAVKIGGDHASDVTAGAALMARAEAIGAEAGYEAAAGEDPGPLGSDDTRHAEGTGPGGEGPGKRIELVAGAGIGRIGAAGLTVPLGKPAISPSARGEIETAIEEGMEEAGLEAVRVELEVINGEAIARETLNPKVGVLGGISILGSTGFVEPWNEHLAESREAEVLEADRVVVTTGRVGLRYSRFLFPKFRVVLLGNQLDRLRFREGQDSVLCGLPALILKWGMPELLEGTGYRTVAEMVEEEPGHPRIDEALQMVGERLPGTRIVLINRDGSILRELPPPHPPSVPPGS